One genomic window of Elaeis guineensis isolate ETL-2024a chromosome 2, EG11, whole genome shotgun sequence includes the following:
- the LOC105046976 gene encoding uncharacterized protein encodes MGNYISCAISAVPGGRSRAIKVILPSGDVRRIVDGTANVAELMLDTPGHFLVNSRSMQLGRRFAALSADEDLEMGEVFVMMPMKRLNSIVMAADMARLFLAANKEVRKSRVLPESSSSSSSQGSPANPVVGPELDDAGNDVNPMAMGTGEFKYRLSMRRSRKPTLETIAEEAIGSR; translated from the coding sequence ATGGGCAACTACATCTCCTGCGCCATCTCCGCCGTTCCCGGCGGCAGATCAAGAGCCATCAAGGTTATCCTGCCAAGCGGCGACGTCCGGCGTATCGTGGACGGGACGGCAAACGTGGCCGAGCTCATGCTCGACACCCCCGGCCACTTCCTCGTGAACTCGCGCTCCATGCAGCTCGGTCGGCGCTTCGCAGCGCTCTCCGCCGACGAGGACCTGGAGATGGGTGAAGTTTTCGTCATGATGCCTATGAAGAGACTCAACTCTATCGTAATGGCGGCTGATATGGCCAGATTGTTTCTGGCTGCTAATAAAGAAGTCCGGAAGTCGAGAGTCCTGccggagtcttcctcctcctcctcctcgcaaGGGTCGCCGGCGAATCCAGTGGTAGGGCCGGAGTTGGATGATGCGGGCAACGACGTTAATCCGATGGCGATGGGGACAGGGGAGTTTAAGTACAGGTTGAGCATGCGCCGGTCGAGGAAACCGACGTTGGAGACGATCGCAGAGGAGGCCATCGGCTCAAGATGA